Proteins co-encoded in one Trueperella abortisuis genomic window:
- a CDS encoding Na+/H+ antiporter subunit A — protein MLILLAAFATGALAAPAIMRVGRHGYVFLSVIPALSFIYLVAQGPAVMRGDFPWESYAWVPQVSLELTFRLDYLSWVMSLIVTGVGTAVLFYCARYFSASAHGMGRFAGVFVAFAGAMLGLVTTDNTLALYLFWELTSVFSFLLIGFNYDKQASRRAAMQAFMVTTAGGLAMLAGLITLGNIPGGSYVISELVASASSGTLGVAPIGAESTPHVVIATAVALVLVGAMAKSAIIPFHFWLPAAMAAPTPTSAYLHAAAMVKAGVYLVARLAPGFADIAAWRYMILVGGIGTLLLGGYRALKQYDLKLVLAFGTVSQLGLILLMVGYGTPAMLLAGLGMLVAHAMFKSTLFLAVGQVDWATGTRDLRELSGVGRQMPVTAGAAALAGLSMAGVPGFAGFVAKEAALHALIGGDALDTLTWLAIGAGSIFTVAYTLRFWWGAFLDKPGVHTPVKRRSALLTAPVVVLSLGSLVFGLAGHLLDAVFQPYVRALPGESGHLASWPGIGAPFLVTVVILAAGVVLFVARATLEPVLRAHEFPVSAGRTYHRIISGLEDLSGTVTALTQRGSLPAYLSTIFTFTAVAVLAAFTFGNWQGSVGMRPYDSVAQAVVGVVTVAAALLGATARHRMKAVLLLGASGYGVALLYELYGAPDLALTQVLVETMSLVVFILVLRRLPPYFSRRPLRFSRVWRITVACLFGVMTVVLGVIAAGARIHTPISVNFHDEAYTYGYGKNIVNVTLVDIRAWDTFGEIAVVVACAIGISSLLFIRDRGGRIDRFRNLQAPRVNVAGQLIAPAHDAAGPTWRRTRARTIESSVVAPGRNRRWLVGTDQVPFGHRSVILEVGTRLVFHTILAVSVFFLFAGHNAPGGGFAGGLLAGIALVVRYVAGGRYELGAAIPLHPGHLMGAGLATAGVAALVPVALGGKILQSAKIELVLWGFGDVKIATAIFFDIGVYLVVIGLVLDVLRSLGAEIDRHGEVEAADEPHYEIRPSTDARRDTSDAEQARSYDGVPHVAPEAIPAGAPVAPVVPAAASEGGAAGAGSGAPASPAHHTPESEFDIDTTGLTTIASDPATTSTALTGREERP, from the coding sequence ATGCTGATTTTGTTGGCCGCTTTCGCGACAGGTGCCCTTGCGGCGCCCGCGATCATGCGGGTGGGCCGGCACGGCTACGTGTTCCTGTCGGTGATCCCCGCGCTGTCCTTCATCTACCTCGTTGCGCAGGGCCCGGCGGTGATGCGCGGCGACTTTCCGTGGGAGAGCTACGCTTGGGTGCCGCAGGTCAGCCTGGAGCTGACCTTCCGGCTTGACTACCTGTCGTGGGTGATGTCGCTGATCGTGACGGGCGTGGGGACGGCGGTCCTGTTCTACTGTGCGCGCTACTTCTCCGCCTCCGCGCACGGCATGGGGCGCTTCGCGGGGGTTTTCGTGGCCTTCGCTGGCGCGATGCTCGGCCTCGTCACGACAGACAACACGCTCGCGCTGTACCTTTTTTGGGAGCTGACCTCGGTCTTTTCCTTCCTCCTCATTGGCTTTAACTACGATAAGCAGGCATCCCGCCGCGCGGCGATGCAGGCTTTCATGGTCACGACGGCGGGCGGCTTGGCCATGCTCGCGGGCCTCATTACGTTGGGCAACATCCCGGGCGGGTCCTATGTGATCTCGGAGCTGGTGGCCTCGGCGAGTAGCGGCACTCTCGGCGTCGCCCCGATTGGTGCGGAGTCCACCCCGCACGTTGTGATTGCCACGGCGGTGGCGTTGGTGCTGGTGGGCGCGATGGCGAAGTCGGCGATCATTCCCTTCCATTTCTGGCTCCCGGCGGCGATGGCGGCCCCCACTCCGACCTCGGCCTACCTGCACGCCGCCGCGATGGTGAAGGCCGGCGTCTACCTCGTGGCTCGCCTCGCCCCCGGCTTTGCGGACATCGCCGCTTGGCGCTACATGATCCTCGTCGGCGGGATTGGCACCCTGCTCTTGGGTGGCTATCGCGCGCTTAAGCAGTACGACCTCAAGCTCGTTCTCGCTTTCGGCACTGTCTCCCAGCTGGGCCTGATCCTTCTCATGGTTGGTTACGGCACTCCGGCGATGCTGCTGGCGGGCCTGGGTATGCTGGTGGCCCACGCGATGTTCAAGTCCACGCTCTTCCTCGCGGTCGGTCAGGTGGATTGGGCCACTGGTACTCGTGACCTGCGCGAGCTTTCCGGCGTCGGGCGTCAGATGCCGGTGACGGCGGGGGCCGCCGCGCTTGCCGGCCTGTCGATGGCGGGCGTACCCGGCTTTGCCGGCTTCGTGGCGAAGGAGGCCGCTCTTCACGCGCTCATCGGCGGCGACGCGCTCGACACCCTCACCTGGCTCGCTATCGGTGCCGGCTCGATCTTCACGGTCGCCTACACGTTGCGCTTCTGGTGGGGCGCGTTTCTCGACAAGCCAGGTGTTCACACGCCCGTCAAGCGTCGCTCGGCTCTGCTGACCGCCCCGGTGGTGGTGCTCTCGCTCGGGAGCCTCGTCTTCGGGCTTGCCGGTCATCTTCTCGACGCCGTTTTCCAGCCCTACGTCCGTGCCCTTCCGGGCGAGTCTGGGCATCTCGCGTCCTGGCCGGGGATCGGGGCGCCGTTCCTGGTCACGGTCGTGATTCTCGCTGCGGGCGTCGTTCTCTTCGTGGCCCGCGCCACGCTCGAGCCCGTCCTTCGCGCCCACGAGTTCCCCGTCTCCGCTGGCCGAACCTACCATAGGATCATCTCGGGGCTTGAGGATCTTTCGGGCACCGTCACTGCCCTCACCCAGCGTGGCTCACTGCCGGCGTACCTGTCCACGATCTTCACCTTCACCGCTGTCGCGGTGCTGGCGGCTTTCACATTCGGCAACTGGCAGGGGAGCGTGGGCATGCGCCCCTACGATTCGGTGGCCCAGGCCGTGGTCGGCGTCGTGACGGTCGCGGCGGCGCTCCTCGGCGCCACGGCGCGCCACCGCATGAAGGCTGTGCTCCTCCTGGGTGCCTCGGGATACGGCGTCGCGCTGCTGTACGAGCTTTACGGCGCGCCGGACCTGGCGTTGACGCAGGTGTTGGTGGAGACGATGTCGCTCGTCGTCTTCATCCTTGTCCTGCGCCGCCTTCCCCCCTACTTCTCGCGCCGGCCGTTGCGCTTCTCGCGCGTTTGGCGGATCACGGTGGCCTGCCTGTTCGGCGTGATGACGGTGGTGCTCGGCGTGATCGCCGCAGGCGCCCGCATTCACACCCCGATCTCGGTGAACTTCCACGACGAGGCCTACACGTATGGGTACGGCAAGAACATCGTCAACGTGACGCTGGTGGATATTCGCGCGTGGGACACCTTCGGTGAGATCGCCGTGGTGGTGGCCTGCGCGATCGGCATCTCCTCCCTGCTCTTTATCCGCGACCGTGGCGGACGCATCGACCGCTTCCGCAACCTGCAGGCGCCCCGGGTGAACGTGGCCGGCCAGCTTATCGCCCCCGCGCACGACGCCGCCGGGCCGACCTGGCGTCGCACCCGGGCGCGCACCATCGAGTCGTCGGTGGTGGCCCCTGGGCGCAACCGGCGCTGGCTCGTGGGCACGGATCAGGTGCCGTTCGGGCACCGCTCGGTGATCCTCGAGGTGGGCACCCGTCTGGTGTTCCACACGATCCTTGCCGTGTCCGTCTTCTTCCTTTTCGCCGGTCATAACGCTCCCGGCGGCGGTTTCGCGGGCGGGTTGCTCGCGGGAATCGCGCTGGTGGTGCGCTACGTGGCGGGTGGGCGCTACGAACTGGGCGCCGCGATCCCGCTCCACCCTGGCCACCTCATGGGCGCCGGTCTGGCCACCGCGGGCGTGGCGGCGCTGGTTCCGGTGGCGCTCGGCGGCAAGATCCTGCAGTCCGCGAAGATCGAGTTGGTCTTGTGGGGCTTCGGGGACGTCAAGATCGCCACCGCCATCTTCTTCGACATTGGTGTCTATCTGGTGGTTATCGGCCTCGTGCTCGACGTCTTGCGTTCGCTTGGCGCCGAGATCGACCGGCACGGCGAGGTCGAGGCGGCCGACGAGCCGCACTACGAGATTCGCCCCTCCACCGATGCGCGCCGTGACACCTCCGACGCCGAGCAGGCCCGTTCCTACGACGGCGTCCCCCACGTGGCGCCCGAAGCGATCCCCGCGGGGGCGCCAGTTGCGCCGGTTGTGCCCGCGGCGGCCAGCGAAGGCGGGGCGGCTGGAGCTGGGTCTGGCGCCCCGGCGTCGCCCGCACACCACACACCTGAGAGTGAGTTCGACATCGACACCACGGGCCTGACCACGATTGCCTCCGACCCGGCCACCACCTCCACGGCCCTGACCGGACGGGAGGAGAGACCATGA
- the dcd gene encoding dCTP deaminase, whose amino-acid sequence MLLSDRDIRAYVADGRIAIDPWDPEMVQPSSVDIHLDRFFRLFDNHKYPMIDPSQAQPELTRLVEVPADGSLVLHPGEFVLGSTYEQITLADDVAARLEGKSSLGRLGLLTHSTAGFIDPGFSGHVTLELSNTATMPIMLLPGMKVGQFCFFQLSSAAQAPYGQGANGSRYQGQRGPTASRSELNFHRIDVSDHHF is encoded by the coding sequence ATGCTTCTTTCTGATCGTGACATCCGGGCGTATGTAGCGGACGGACGAATCGCCATTGATCCGTGGGATCCCGAGATGGTGCAGCCGTCGTCGGTGGATATTCACCTTGACCGCTTCTTCCGCCTCTTCGACAACCACAAGTACCCCATGATTGACCCCTCCCAGGCGCAACCGGAGCTCACGCGCCTGGTCGAAGTCCCGGCGGACGGCAGCCTCGTCCTCCATCCGGGGGAGTTCGTGCTCGGCTCGACGTATGAGCAGATCACGCTCGCCGACGACGTCGCCGCCCGGCTCGAGGGTAAGTCCAGTTTGGGTCGGCTCGGTTTGCTGACGCATTCGACGGCGGGGTTCATTGACCCGGGTTTCTCCGGCCACGTGACGCTCGAGCTGTCGAACACTGCCACGATGCCGATCATGTTGCTGCCGGGGATGAAGGTGGGGCAGTTCTGCTTCTTCCAACTGTCCTCGGCGGCGCAGGCCCCCTACGGTCAGGGGGCGAACGGTTCGCGCTACCAGGGTCAGCGCGGCCCGACGGCGTCGCGCTCGGAGCTGAATTTCCACAGGATTGACGTATCGGACCACCATTTCTAA
- a CDS encoding IS1/IS1595 family N-terminal zinc-binding domain-containing protein, which translates to MRRPNPHARRCPICQTATKKNGSTSAGRQRWRCPACGHSFTSTHRRQQREKQFREFVEFITDTEPKRRLTGSTRTWDRDHAWCWDTRPIWDITGEVHDQIFIDGTYIAHGWCVLVAATTDGVIAYQLCAKESKAAYTALLSRIPAPAVVTTDGDRGALAAIKACWPTSRLQRCLVHIQRNIRTLTTTRPKTDQHKALYKLALDLTKITTADQAIAWQKGLAAFHTLYDT; encoded by the coding sequence GTGAGAAGACCAAACCCGCACGCCCGCCGCTGCCCGATTTGTCAGACCGCCACGAAGAAGAACGGCTCAACGAGTGCTGGCCGGCAGCGCTGGAGATGCCCGGCTTGTGGCCACAGCTTCACCAGCACTCATCGGCGCCAGCAACGCGAAAAACAGTTCCGCGAATTCGTTGAATTCATTACCGACACTGAACCCAAACGTCGCCTAACCGGCTCTACTCGGACGTGGGATCGCGATCACGCTTGGTGTTGGGATACCCGCCCGATCTGGGACATCACCGGAGAGGTTCATGACCAGATCTTCATCGACGGGACCTACATCGCTCACGGCTGGTGCGTCTTGGTGGCGGCTACCACTGACGGTGTTATCGCCTACCAGCTATGCGCCAAAGAATCCAAAGCCGCCTACACGGCCTTACTGTCGCGTATCCCTGCTCCGGCCGTGGTCACCACCGACGGGGACCGCGGGGCCCTGGCCGCGATCAAGGCCTGCTGGCCTACCAGCCGCCTGCAACGGTGCCTAGTCCACATCCAGCGCAACATCCGCACCCTGACCACCACCCGCCCCAAGACCGACCAGCACAAGGCCCTATACAAACTGGCCTTGGACCTGACCAAGATCACCACCGCCGACCAAGCCATCGCCTGGCAAAAAGGCCTCGCAGCCTTCCACACCCTCTACGACACCTAG
- a CDS encoding DUF6423 family protein, producing the protein MTTDSVFNALSGLPERVRATEVQMAAVAYLETRTIFVSGVLETSDRAVMVTYDLPTVGEWNFVKTETNLSDQVWSSWIMSVDEGGRFIDDPERPNRSMQFAKSAISSDGKRLGFYDGEVRPGESILKQFTIDSPSRRFYMSHGKRGRPTFLPSEVELLDEIENGYELDPAYELFVPVEIRF; encoded by the coding sequence ATGACGACAGATTCAGTGTTCAACGCACTTTCGGGTCTGCCTGAGCGCGTCCGCGCAACGGAAGTCCAAATGGCGGCAGTAGCATACCTGGAGACGAGAACTATCTTTGTTTCGGGTGTATTGGAAACATCCGACCGGGCTGTTATGGTGACCTATGATCTGCCCACCGTTGGCGAGTGGAACTTTGTAAAAACCGAAACAAATTTGTCTGATCAGGTCTGGAGCTCCTGGATCATGAGTGTTGATGAGGGTGGGCGCTTTATTGACGATCCTGAAAGGCCAAATCGTTCGATGCAGTTCGCCAAGTCTGCGATTAGTAGTGACGGAAAGCGGCTCGGATTCTATGACGGTGAGGTGCGTCCTGGCGAGTCGATCCTAAAACAATTCACAATCGACAGTCCTTCGCGACGTTTCTACATGTCGCACGGAAAAAGGGGTAGGCCCACCTTCCTGCCTTCAGAGGTTGAGCTTCTGGATGAGATTGAAAATGGGTATGAGTTAGATCCGGCATATGAACTCTTCGTACCTGTCGAAATTCGATTCTGA
- a CDS encoding MFS transporter — MTQESFGVYRKLYSTTLINLIADAVVQVALPLAFLSATGSVSLAALLAGATLLTQLILTLPLAAVADMLPRRPIVIAGYVAEASCLAFLGVMLWFGVSNIIVFIGVGCLRGAASQFGVAASSGYIPQLLGRESLLRYNSRVETIEGVAAIGGPTLAGGIVSLLGGPIALAVPALMSAVNAVVYRALPDRPAPSPTKMSLTGAIAPRRIVTQITDGFTYVLRSRLLVSAQLVQFALGATTAGYIYGVVVYLKSSLDVPSWQVGFLLAASGVGGIAASLMLERFIPIDRYRIVIIIALLGVLTILIGFTFVENLFILATGLFLLDCCWVAVFIYVGTLSQYVTDDAHLARVDSVETLVFLGASSLSTLLAGTIIPTHGVTWYLTAISLATLPAVASLMLLPKTTPAKGDDPYGDVSHT; from the coding sequence GTGACGCAAGAATCATTTGGAGTTTACCGCAAGCTTTATTCGACGACGCTGATCAATCTGATCGCTGATGCGGTTGTGCAGGTGGCGCTTCCGTTAGCATTTTTGTCTGCCACTGGTTCGGTTTCTCTGGCTGCGCTACTTGCAGGAGCTACCCTGCTAACCCAGTTAATTCTTACGCTACCGCTAGCGGCTGTTGCCGATATGCTTCCCCGGCGGCCGATTGTGATCGCGGGCTACGTAGCGGAAGCTAGCTGTCTTGCGTTTTTAGGGGTAATGCTGTGGTTCGGGGTTTCCAACATTATTGTCTTCATAGGGGTTGGATGTCTCAGGGGTGCTGCTTCACAGTTCGGGGTTGCTGCCAGTTCGGGTTATATTCCACAGCTACTGGGTAGGGAATCGCTGCTTCGCTATAACTCTCGGGTGGAGACCATTGAAGGTGTCGCAGCTATTGGTGGGCCGACTCTCGCTGGTGGGATCGTGAGTTTGCTTGGCGGTCCGATTGCTTTAGCCGTACCCGCCTTGATGTCTGCAGTCAATGCCGTGGTTTACCGGGCGCTACCGGATCGTCCTGCGCCCTCGCCAACAAAGATGAGCCTAACTGGTGCGATAGCCCCGCGACGCATCGTCACGCAAATTACTGATGGATTTACCTATGTGCTTCGCTCTCGGTTGCTCGTATCTGCGCAGCTTGTACAGTTTGCTTTGGGGGCTACCACTGCGGGATATATCTACGGGGTTGTGGTATATCTGAAGTCCTCACTGGATGTGCCTTCGTGGCAAGTTGGCTTCCTCCTCGCAGCTTCAGGTGTCGGTGGTATTGCCGCCTCGTTAATGTTAGAACGCTTTATCCCCATTGATCGCTACCGGATCGTCATCATCATCGCTCTGCTGGGCGTATTAACGATCCTCATTGGATTCACGTTCGTAGAAAACCTCTTCATCTTAGCGACTGGCTTATTCTTGCTTGACTGCTGCTGGGTGGCGGTATTCATCTATGTGGGCACACTCAGCCAATACGTAACCGACGATGCGCATCTGGCTCGCGTGGACTCGGTTGAAACGCTAGTGTTCTTGGGCGCATCCAGCCTATCGACACTACTAGCAGGTACGATAATCCCCACTCACGGAGTCACCTGGTATCTAACCGCAATCTCACTGGCGACCCTGCCCGCGGTAGCAAGCTTGATGCTACTACCTAAGACTACGCCCGCTAAGGGTGATGATCCATATGGCGATGTCTCGCATACGTAG
- a CDS encoding helix-turn-helix transcriptional regulator codes for MSFRENLQYLRSTRGLTQERLAVLLGVSRQAISKWESDRAYPEMDKLLTICDLFGCTLDELVTGDLRSADSGRQEEPVVPQAVGPVQDYTGYDAHMRGFAWKIAAGVSTIIAGAALAVLVDGLALGSLKDTAEFVLIALGTVCGLALLVPAGLSHAAFRREHPYVEDFYTSADRARAIRELTASIVSGIAVILGGIGLMLLGDAVHGREDGWWTAAVLFGTALGTGLLIRGGIRYWRLDVSGYNKEQRQETDPARRAASARVERVCGVIMLIATIIALTAMFLAAPWASEHVIARVIVANFWLAWVIGGLACGIAALVLNKAEPDEPQGV; via the coding sequence GTGTCATTTCGTGAGAACCTTCAGTACCTGAGGTCCACTCGTGGTCTCACCCAGGAGCGTTTGGCTGTCCTGCTCGGGGTATCGCGTCAGGCGATCTCCAAGTGGGAGTCGGACCGTGCCTATCCGGAGATGGACAAGCTGCTCACCATCTGCGATCTCTTCGGCTGTACCCTTGATGAGCTGGTCACCGGGGACCTCCGTTCTGCCGACAGTGGCAGGCAGGAGGAGCCTGTGGTACCGCAGGCCGTGGGGCCGGTGCAGGACTACACCGGGTACGACGCACACATGCGTGGATTTGCCTGGAAGATTGCGGCAGGCGTCAGTACGATCATCGCCGGTGCGGCCTTGGCTGTCCTGGTGGATGGTCTGGCGCTGGGCTCGCTCAAGGACACTGCAGAGTTCGTGCTCATTGCTCTGGGGACCGTGTGCGGACTGGCGCTGCTGGTTCCCGCCGGGTTGAGCCATGCCGCCTTTCGTAGGGAGCACCCGTATGTCGAGGACTTCTACACGAGCGCCGACCGTGCCCGCGCCATCCGAGAGCTAACCGCGAGCATCGTCAGCGGGATTGCCGTGATCCTCGGCGGGATCGGGCTGATGCTTTTAGGCGATGCCGTTCATGGACGGGAGGACGGCTGGTGGACGGCTGCTGTGCTGTTCGGCACTGCCCTCGGGACGGGCCTGTTAATCCGGGGCGGGATCCGATACTGGCGCCTCGACGTCAGCGGATACAACAAGGAGCAGCGCCAGGAAACCGATCCGGCCCGTCGGGCTGCGAGCGCCAGGGTGGAGCGGGTGTGTGGGGTCATCATGCTGATCGCCACCATCATCGCGCTCACCGCCATGTTCCTCGCAGCGCCGTGGGCCTCTGAGCACGTGATCGCCCGTGTCATCGTGGCGAACTTCTGGCTAGCCTGGGTCATCGGCGGCCTTGCCTGCGGTATCGCCGCCCTTGTACTGAACAAGGCAGAGCCGGACGAGCCACAGGGCGTATGA
- a CDS encoding RNA-binding domain-containing protein: MKWTVERLLRILEEFRQIKRDATDIEVKRASRLPENLPETMCAFANMPSGGTVILGIDERNDFAVVGVKNAHELAARVVDQTRSSVAPAPQLSPTVLTYEGKEILVVEVTPLPLSQRPAVHRGRAYLRQSDGDYVMNDADRALVEIQKLGQSELYRFDSAAVSSTSIDDLDPRATADFCAKARQASRRLAQVVDDAELLELTNVLAPSGEVTLAGLYSLGRYPQAKAPQLRVTAAVQLPRSRSGSVRTRNLQDFDGPLPDLLDSAMRWVEENAPRHNRYLDDGNMVEEPLFPPVAVREIIANALVHRDLSPNSEGQWVEVRIAADRLIVVNPGGLRGISKDQLASPALAKNAVNPRLYDMAKRLRTDSGSSVIEGEGGGVAEVYRQLSLAGLPDPTFADNGVRFTAILYGTPVTRAEISATTPVSTSADKEAERIYSKRPVVSPAVTDFVTKNGEVVLEALAADGSLSFQELRARTGLNGGRLRYALNRLREAGRVDRDGGWGHRDTTYRIVSQDHTVTELPGHPSVLDGRV; this comes from the coding sequence ATGAAATGGACGGTAGAACGGCTCCTTCGCATTCTTGAAGAGTTTCGTCAGATCAAGCGTGATGCGACTGACATTGAGGTCAAGCGTGCCTCCCGCCTGCCGGAAAACCTTCCAGAGACTATGTGTGCATTTGCGAACATGCCGAGCGGCGGCACGGTCATCCTTGGAATCGACGAACGCAATGACTTCGCCGTCGTCGGGGTGAAAAATGCACACGAGCTGGCGGCGCGAGTCGTAGATCAAACCCGCTCATCTGTGGCCCCGGCCCCGCAGCTTTCGCCCACGGTCTTGACCTACGAGGGGAAGGAGATCCTCGTCGTCGAGGTGACCCCCTTGCCTCTGTCGCAGCGACCGGCAGTGCATCGCGGCCGCGCCTACCTGCGGCAATCGGATGGCGACTACGTGATGAACGACGCCGATCGCGCACTCGTCGAGATACAAAAGCTGGGACAGTCTGAGCTCTATCGCTTCGATTCCGCCGCCGTTTCCAGCACGTCGATCGACGATCTCGATCCGCGCGCGACGGCAGACTTCTGTGCAAAAGCGCGCCAGGCAAGTAGACGACTCGCCCAGGTGGTAGACGACGCCGAACTTCTGGAGCTGACAAACGTGCTCGCACCCAGCGGTGAAGTCACGCTTGCCGGCTTGTATTCGCTCGGGCGTTACCCGCAGGCGAAGGCTCCGCAGCTTCGAGTGACGGCAGCAGTGCAGCTACCACGGAGCCGCTCAGGGAGCGTGCGCACGCGCAACCTGCAGGATTTCGACGGCCCGCTTCCCGACCTTCTCGATTCTGCCATGCGATGGGTAGAGGAGAACGCGCCGCGCCACAACCGTTACCTTGATGATGGCAACATGGTGGAAGAGCCGCTCTTCCCGCCCGTCGCGGTTCGCGAGATCATCGCGAACGCCCTTGTCCACCGTGATCTCTCCCCAAACTCGGAAGGTCAGTGGGTGGAAGTGCGCATCGCGGCCGATCGCCTGATTGTCGTCAATCCCGGCGGGCTGCGTGGCATCTCGAAAGACCAGCTCGCAAGCCCGGCACTCGCGAAAAACGCCGTGAACCCCCGCCTGTACGACATGGCAAAGCGCCTGCGAACTGATTCCGGTTCGAGTGTGATCGAAGGGGAGGGCGGCGGAGTGGCTGAGGTGTACCGTCAGCTCAGTTTGGCTGGCCTTCCGGATCCCACTTTCGCTGACAACGGCGTGCGTTTCACTGCCATTCTCTACGGCACTCCCGTCACTCGCGCCGAGATTTCGGCGACGACGCCCGTGTCGACGTCGGCGGACAAGGAAGCGGAGAGAATCTATTCGAAGCGACCGGTCGTCAGTCCTGCGGTGACCGACTTCGTGACGAAGAACGGGGAGGTCGTGCTTGAGGCTCTTGCCGCCGATGGGTCGCTTTCCTTCCAGGAGCTCCGCGCCCGCACCGGGCTGAATGGCGGGCGTTTGCGCTACGCGCTCAATAGGCTCAGGGAGGCCGGTAGGGTGGACCGGGACGGAGGTTGGGGCCACCGCGATACGACGTACCGCATCGTTTCTCAAGACCATACTGTCACTGAGCTGCCGGGGCATCCTTCCGTGTTGGATGGCAGAGTGTAA
- a CDS encoding KAP family P-loop NTPase fold protein, whose amino-acid sequence MNGNSCIGFDDEPTTEDLINAKPYIQGFVSFITQCPTPMTTAIQGDWGSGKTSSLIAIKNEDKLKDAWVLEFNTWQYSQFNLGEQLVFSLIGEILTQLRTKIEQSSNEGLQSEKEPLKEKLTRVARTLSPLAKFGATVLGFGGAYEALEQTHSKHVAESHSEDNLGPNQLIQSISTLRSDLQDLVDAITKSGPDRIYIFIDDLDRLEPERAVEVMEALKVFLNLRGCVFVLAIDFSVVLRGVRSKYGADFSEDKARSFFDKIIQIPFNLPVSAYEIEGILESGLNSLGVEFTKDSLPQYVDLVNHSIGTNPRSIKRILNTFALILEISKVRTEDTPEELSRSQLDVFAVLCLQTGYQKLFRELLRYMGSGNSAADFLEQSLDMTRSDDDETDRFSEALERWGLEPVQGPVLARFLGILEELFSDGKRNNLNDQRIMDALANAAITAVGLGHESDTVISDGRISKLEDIDSRLAALPNEKVSIATKNNLRAFEDELTRGLGAVVAGDTGKYWGYAIGEGGETNARIGGNRFAELHYGVKSFRVEFGNFLSKEKQHDLWEEAKRAGLETRAPSTSKPPMSMKSIASEEAARKAARIVAKAYRLGGQ is encoded by the coding sequence ATGAACGGCAACTCCTGTATTGGATTTGACGACGAACCGACTACCGAAGATCTCATTAATGCTAAACCCTACATTCAGGGCTTTGTCAGCTTCATTACCCAGTGCCCAACTCCGATGACAACTGCCATTCAGGGTGATTGGGGCAGTGGCAAGACGTCGTCGCTCATTGCAATCAAGAACGAGGATAAGCTCAAGGATGCGTGGGTACTTGAGTTCAACACGTGGCAGTACTCGCAGTTTAACCTCGGCGAACAGCTGGTGTTTTCTCTCATTGGCGAAATCCTCACGCAGCTAAGGACGAAGATCGAGCAGTCATCGAACGAGGGTCTTCAGTCTGAAAAGGAGCCCCTTAAGGAAAAGCTCACGCGGGTAGCTCGTACTCTGTCCCCATTGGCCAAGTTCGGGGCAACAGTACTGGGATTCGGAGGCGCCTACGAAGCCCTCGAGCAAACACACTCCAAACACGTAGCAGAGTCGCACTCGGAGGATAACCTCGGCCCAAATCAACTCATTCAATCCATTTCCACCCTTCGCTCGGATCTCCAAGATCTCGTAGATGCGATTACGAAGAGTGGTCCGGATAGAATCTATATCTTTATTGATGACCTTGATCGTCTCGAGCCAGAACGGGCTGTCGAGGTCATGGAAGCTCTCAAGGTTTTCCTCAATCTCCGCGGTTGCGTTTTCGTGCTCGCAATTGATTTCTCCGTCGTTCTTCGGGGTGTGCGCTCTAAGTACGGTGCAGATTTCAGTGAGGATAAAGCGCGATCCTTCTTCGACAAGATCATCCAGATCCCGTTTAATCTGCCAGTTAGCGCATACGAAATTGAAGGAATCCTCGAAAGCGGCCTGAATAGCCTGGGGGTGGAGTTTACAAAAGATAGCCTCCCGCAGTACGTCGATCTCGTGAACCATTCAATCGGAACAAATCCGCGGTCAATCAAGCGTATCCTCAATACGTTCGCACTGATTCTCGAAATATCTAAGGTAAGAACCGAAGACACTCCCGAAGAACTCAGTCGGTCACAGTTGGATGTTTTTGCGGTGCTCTGCCTGCAAACGGGATACCAGAAACTGTTTAGAGAGCTTTTGCGCTATATGGGAAGCGGAAACTCTGCGGCGGACTTCCTCGAACAATCGTTGGATATGACCCGCTCTGACGATGACGAGACCGATCGTTTTAGCGAAGCCCTGGAGAGGTGGGGGCTAGAGCCAGTCCAAGGGCCCGTCCTAGCAAGGTTCTTGGGTATCCTGGAGGAACTCTTCTCTGACGGCAAGCGGAATAACCTCAATGATCAACGGATCATGGACGCCTTAGCTAACGCGGCAATTACCGCTGTGGGCCTCGGACATGAATCAGACACTGTCATATCGGATGGCCGCATTAGCAAGCTAGAAGACATCGATTCCCGTCTTGCAGCTCTGCCAAACGAGAAGGTGAGTATTGCGACGAAGAACAATTTGCGAGCTTTCGAAGATGAACTGACGCGTGGGCTTGGCGCCGTAGTCGCTGGTGACACGGGTAAGTATTGGGGCTACGCCATCGGGGAAGGCGGAGAGACAAATGCGCGCATTGGGGGGAACCGATTCGCCGAACTTCACTACGGCGTCAAATCTTTCCGCGTAGAATTTGGGAACTTCCTTTCGAAGGAAAAACAGCACGACCTCTGGGAGGAAGCCAAGCGGGCCGGTTTGGAGACCAGAGCGCCTTCAACATCAAAGCCACCAATGAGTATGAAATCGATTGCTTCCGAGGAAGCAGCACGCAAAGCGGCAAGGATAGTGGCCAAGGCGTACCGACTCGGTGGACAGTAG